The stretch of DNA TTTTGGCCCCGTCCGCGCGCCTGCCAGACGCAGCGGCGCGGTCCGAGGAAACCAGGATAAGAGAATGTCGATCACGCCCCTCATGCCCGTCTATCCGCGCTGCGGCGTGCGCCCCGTGCGCGGGGAGCATTGCCACCTGATCGACGAGGACGGGACGCGCTATCTCGATTTCGCCAGCGGGATCGCGGTGAACCTGCTCGGCCATTCGCACCCCGGCCTGATCGGCGCGATCCAGAAACAGGCCGAGACGTTGATGCACGTCTCTAACCTCTATGGCAGCCCCCAGGGCGAAAAGCTGGCGCAGACGCTGGTCGACAAAACCTTCGCTGATACAGTGTTCTTCACCAATTCTGGCGCCGAGGCGGTGGAGACCTCGATCAAGTGCGCCCGCGCCTATCACCAGAACGCGGGCGATCTCGGCGATGCGGAGCGATTCGAGCTGATTACCTTCACCAACGCCTTTCACGGGCGCACGATGGCGACGATCAGCGCGTCGAACCAGCAGAAGATGCATCACGGTTTTTCGCCGCTGCTCGACGGTTTCAAGTATGCCGAGTTCGACGATCTCGAGGCAGCCAAGGCGCTGATCGGGCCGAAGACGGCGGGCTTCCTCGTGGAACCGATCCAGGGCGAGGGCGGCATCCGGCCCGCCTCGCAGGAATTCATGTCCGGCCTTCGCGCGCTCGCCGATGAGCATGATCTGATGCTGGTGCTCGACGAGGTGCAGTGCGGCGTCGCGCGCACCGGCAAGCTCTATGCTTACGAGCATTACGGCATAACACCGGACATCGTCGCCACGGCCAAGGGGCTGGGCGGCGGCTTCCCGATCGGCGCCTGTCTCGCCACCGAAAAGGCAGCGCGCGGCATGACCTTCGGCACCCACGGCTCGACCTATGGCGGCAATCCGCTCGCCATGGCGGCGGCTTCGGCGGTAATGGAAGCGGTCGCCAACGACGAGTTTCTCGCCGAGGTGCGCGAAAAGGGAGAGCGCCTGCGCACCCGGCTCGAACAATTCATCGGCAATTACCCGGAACTCTTCGAGCTGGTCCGCGGGAAGGGGTTGATGCTGGGGCTCAAGATGAAGGTCGAGAGCCGCCCCTTCTTCGTCCACCTGCGCGACAATCACCAATTGCTGACCGTCGCGGCGGG from Erythrobacter sp. encodes:
- a CDS encoding aspartate aminotransferase family protein, coding for MSITPLMPVYPRCGVRPVRGEHCHLIDEDGTRYLDFASGIAVNLLGHSHPGLIGAIQKQAETLMHVSNLYGSPQGEKLAQTLVDKTFADTVFFTNSGAEAVETSIKCARAYHQNAGDLGDAERFELITFTNAFHGRTMATISASNQQKMHHGFSPLLDGFKYAEFDDLEAAKALIGPKTAGFLVEPIQGEGGIRPASQEFMSGLRALADEHDLMLVLDEVQCGVARTGKLYAYEHYGITPDIVATAKGLGGGFPIGACLATEKAARGMTFGTHGSTYGGNPLAMAAASAVMEAVANDEFLAEVREKGERLRTRLEQFIGNYPELFELVRGKGLMLGLKMKVESRPFFVHLRDNHQLLTVAAGDNTLRIIPPLVIGDAEIDEFFDKLSAGAASYKVPEPA